One window of Akkermansia biwaensis genomic DNA carries:
- a CDS encoding YkvA family protein codes for MKNKLSTPPNAPHQQLLVRAINYFRSREGEPRLFTKRKLVLLLLTAAYAFSPIDLIPDFIPGVGQLDDLTVIAFAFLAMFLPPIRKDGSHEDPEP; via the coding sequence ATGAAAAACAAACTTTCCACTCCTCCCAACGCCCCCCATCAGCAGTTGCTGGTCCGGGCCATCAACTATTTCCGCAGCCGGGAGGGAGAACCACGGCTTTTTACCAAAAGGAAGCTGGTACTCCTCCTGCTGACGGCGGCCTACGCCTTTTCCCCCATTGACCTGATTCCCGATTTCATTCCCGGAGTAGGCCAGCTGGACGACCTGACCGTCATCGCCTTCGCCTTCCTGGCCATGTTTCTTCCTCCCATCAGGAAGGACGGTTCCCATGAGGACCCGGAACCCTGA
- a CDS encoding MBL fold metallo-hydrolase, producing MISFTNISGAEEIGANCYLLEMDGTRVVLDSGMHPKREGLAAMPQFDVLEPNSVEAVFLSHSHLDHLGTLPVLQEKQPAAEVFMTPAAAALSEVMLHNSVNVMSAKRLDLGIVEYPFFTHADLDRLSDSWNAKSCNEVFRVGFRQNLLATFYDAGHILGSAGVMLESESGHTVFYTGDVQFENQSMIPGADFPESGVDTLIMECTRGGFQRSAHYSRPEEMVRFGQAIADTLERGGAVLIPVFAIGKSQEMLFNIHRFKQQGVIPANTPVYFGGLSAKVSLLYDRFSGLTRRHDHDFKLKEEIQTVPLPRKGKAPLVCTPGNIYVVSSGMMTEKTLSNVMAEQVLPHEKNAILFVGYADPDSPAGQLKTTPHGELVKMRPNGQPVRRKCTIDCFDFSGHATRDSLVDYAVKLKPKQVILVHGDPDAVEWMHDTLAFRMPDAEIIAPVPGKRYTFDS from the coding sequence ATGATCAGTTTTACGAATATCAGCGGGGCCGAAGAGATCGGGGCCAATTGTTATCTGCTTGAAATGGACGGCACCCGGGTAGTGCTTGACAGCGGGATGCACCCCAAGAGGGAGGGGCTGGCGGCCATGCCGCAGTTTGACGTTCTGGAACCCAATTCCGTGGAAGCCGTTTTCCTGAGCCATTCCCATCTGGACCATCTGGGCACCTTGCCCGTGCTGCAGGAGAAGCAGCCCGCGGCGGAAGTATTCATGACGCCCGCCGCCGCCGCCCTGTCTGAAGTGATGCTGCATAATTCCGTGAACGTGATGAGCGCCAAGAGACTGGACCTGGGCATCGTGGAATATCCCTTCTTCACCCATGCGGACCTGGACCGGCTGTCCGACTCCTGGAACGCCAAGTCCTGCAATGAGGTGTTCCGCGTGGGCTTCCGCCAGAATCTGCTGGCCACCTTTTACGATGCCGGGCACATTCTGGGGTCCGCCGGGGTAATGCTGGAGAGCGAGTCCGGCCATACGGTGTTTTATACCGGAGACGTGCAGTTTGAGAACCAGAGCATGATTCCGGGAGCGGATTTCCCAGAATCCGGCGTAGATACGCTGATTATGGAATGCACGCGCGGCGGCTTCCAGCGCAGCGCCCATTATTCCCGGCCCGAGGAAATGGTGCGGTTCGGACAGGCCATTGCGGATACGCTGGAACGCGGGGGCGCGGTTCTGATCCCCGTATTCGCCATCGGCAAGAGCCAGGAAATGCTATTCAACATCCACCGTTTCAAGCAGCAGGGCGTGATCCCGGCCAATACGCCCGTGTACTTCGGCGGCCTGAGTGCGAAAGTGTCTTTATTATATGACCGTTTTTCCGGGCTGACCCGGCGGCACGACCACGATTTCAAGCTCAAGGAGGAGATTCAGACCGTGCCGCTTCCGCGCAAGGGGAAAGCTCCGCTGGTCTGCACTCCCGGTAACATTTACGTGGTTTCCAGCGGCATGATGACGGAGAAGACGCTCTCCAACGTGATGGCGGAGCAGGTGCTTCCCCATGAGAAAAACGCCATTCTTTTCGTAGGGTATGCGGACCCCGATTCCCCTGCGGGCCAGCTGAAGACGACACCGCACGGCGAACTGGTCAAGATGAGGCCCAACGGGCAGCCGGTGCGCCGCAAATGCACGATTGACTGCTTTGATTTTTCCGGCCACGCCACCCGCGATTCCCTGGTGGATTACGCCGTGAAGCTGAAGCCTAAACAGGTGATTCTGGTGCACGGGGATCCGGACGCCGTGGAATGGATGCACGACACGCTGGCTTTCCGCATGCCGGATGCCGAGATCATCGCCCCCGTTCCGGGAAAACGCTATACGTTCGACTCATGA
- a CDS encoding DUF4230 domain-containing protein, producing the protein MRPPHSSFLHSPLAIVITRGAVLAGILAVLFWGIRSCITAPVEKPMEVAEKLIEAGKEVGLTFINKGFSSDHGGLTLIVQNDKKVANLVTVERTFEYEYQYSTTWWWSKKTLVLKAAYRAHGGVDLDGPEPLRIIIPPAGKGPVTAEGLHGKLVSCEMIEGSLRVVRDDAGLWNKLTHRDAAIAVNQLNEAARKHIMESDLKRQAEENFLRRLQERAEDSRESAGKDGWF; encoded by the coding sequence ATGCGTCCTCCCCATTCATCCTTTCTCCACTCCCCCCTGGCCATCGTCATTACCAGGGGCGCCGTTCTTGCCGGAATACTAGCCGTGCTGTTCTGGGGCATCCGCTCCTGCATCACCGCTCCGGTGGAAAAACCCATGGAAGTGGCCGAAAAACTGATCGAGGCCGGAAAGGAAGTGGGCCTGACGTTCATCAACAAGGGATTCTCCTCCGACCACGGCGGCCTGACCCTCATTGTCCAGAATGACAAAAAGGTGGCCAACCTGGTGACGGTGGAACGGACGTTCGAATACGAATACCAGTATTCCACCACGTGGTGGTGGAGCAAAAAAACGCTGGTCCTGAAAGCCGCCTACCGGGCGCACGGCGGCGTTGACCTGGACGGCCCGGAGCCGCTCCGGATCATCATTCCCCCGGCGGGAAAAGGACCCGTCACCGCGGAGGGCCTGCACGGCAAACTGGTCTCCTGCGAGATGATCGAAGGTTCCCTCCGCGTGGTTCGGGATGACGCGGGCCTCTGGAACAAGCTCACCCACCGGGATGCGGCCATTGCCGTCAACCAGCTCAACGAGGCGGCCAGAAAACACATCATGGAAAGCGACTTGAAGCGGCAGGCGGAAGAAAACTTCCTGCGCCGCCTGCAGGAAAGAGCGGAGGATTCCCGGGAAAGCGCGGGAAAAGACGGCTGGTTCTGA